In the genome of Syngnathoides biaculeatus isolate LvHL_M chromosome 14, ASM1980259v1, whole genome shotgun sequence, one region contains:
- the ftsj1 gene encoding putative tRNA (cytidine(32)/guanosine(34)-2'-O)-methyltransferase encodes MGRSSKDKRDIYYRLAKEEGWRARSAFKLLQLNEEFNLFTGVNRAVDLCAAPGSWSQVLSRKLRCGDRSASGEEIKIVAVDLQAMAPLPGVIQIQGDITKVSTAEEIVRHFEGRPADLVVCDGAPDVTGLHDVDEYIQAQLLLAALNITTHVLKPGGTFVAKIFRGKDVTLLYSQLKIFFSDVTCAKPRSSRNSSIEAFVVCQNYRPPQGYVPNMSNPLLDHSYDVDFNQLEGPNRIIVPFLACGDLSAFDSDRTYPLQLDTGKEYQYTPPTQLPISPPYQHACQLRKNNLLSKADSPSASGLLQSGDQAQAD; translated from the exons ATGGGGCGCTCGTCCAAAGACAAGCGGGACATTTACTACCGTCTGGCCAAAGAGGAAGGTTGGAGAGCGAGGAGCGCCTTCAAGCTGCTGCAGCTCAACGAGGAGTTCAACCTCTTCACCG GTGTGAACAGAGCTGTGGATCTTTGTGCAGCTCCTGGCAGCTGGAGTCAAGTTCTGAGTCGGAAACTCAG ATGTGGAGACAGGTCTGCGAGCGGAGAAGAGATTAAGATTGTAGCGGTGGACTTGCAGGCTATGGCTCCTCTTCCGGGGGTCATTCAGATTCAAGGAGACATCACCAAG GTGTCGACGGCCGAGGAGATCGTCCGCCACTTCGAGGGTCGCCCTGCAGACTTGGTGGTGTGCGACGGCGCTCCCGACG TAACGGGCCTCCATGACGTGGACGAATACATTCAGGCTCAGCTGCTATTGGCT gcGCTGAACATCACCACTCATGTACTCAAACCAGGAGGAACTTTTGTGGCCAAG ATCTTCCGTGGCAAAGATGTGACGCTGCTGTACTCGCAGTTGAAAATCTTTTTCAGCGACGTGACATGCGCCAAGCCTCGAAGCAGCCGGAACTCCAGCATAG AAGCGTTTGTGGTGTGTCAGAACTACCGCCCTCCACAAGGTTACGTCCCCAACATGTCCAACCCTCTGCTCGATCACTCCTACG ACGTAGACTTTAACCAGTTAGAAGGTCCAAACCGCATCATCGTTCCTTTCCTGGCATGCGGAGACCTGAGCGCCTTTGATTCCGACAGAACCTACCCTCTGCAG CTGGACACTGGCAAGGAGTACCAGTACACGCCCCCCACTCAGCTGCCCATCAGCCCGCCTTACCAGCACGCCTGCCAGCTCCGCAAAAATAATCTGCTCTCCAAGGCGGATTCTCCTTCCGCATCGGGACTGCTACAGAGCGGAGACCAAGCCCAGGCTGACTGA